The Longimicrobiaceae bacterium genome contains a region encoding:
- the tmk gene encoding dTMP kinase — MPERGLFLAFEGVEGSGKTTQVRLLAEHLRARGADVVVAREPGSTPLGERVRETVLMDVDLDVPARGELFLMLAARAAFVDQVVRPGIAAGRIVIADRFELSTLAYQGAGRGLPPEEVHACNLVATGGLEPDATLLLDLDPAEGARRQQVEGKQPDRLEREDPGFHQRVAVGYRELASRVEGIVRVDAMALPGEVHRRVLAALAARFPGTFGEGGV; from the coding sequence ATGCCGGAGCGCGGCCTCTTCCTCGCCTTCGAGGGTGTGGAGGGCTCGGGGAAGACCACGCAGGTGCGCCTGCTGGCCGAGCACCTGCGCGCCCGCGGCGCGGACGTGGTGGTCGCGCGCGAGCCCGGCTCCACGCCACTGGGCGAGCGCGTGCGCGAGACAGTGCTGATGGACGTGGACCTGGACGTCCCCGCGCGCGGCGAGCTCTTCCTGATGCTCGCCGCGCGCGCCGCGTTCGTGGACCAGGTCGTGCGCCCGGGCATCGCCGCGGGCCGCATCGTCATCGCCGACCGGTTCGAGCTTTCGACGCTCGCGTACCAAGGTGCGGGACGAGGGCTGCCGCCGGAGGAGGTGCACGCCTGTAACCTCGTGGCGACGGGCGGGCTGGAGCCGGACGCGACGCTGCTCCTCGATCTGGACCCGGCCGAGGGCGCGCGGCGGCAGCAGGTGGAAGGGAAGCAGCCCGACCGGCTGGAGCGCGAGGACCCCGGCTTCCATCAGCGTGTGGCAGTGGGATACCGCGAGCTGGCGAGCCGTGTGGAAGGGATCGTGCGGGTGGACGCGATGGCCTTGCCCGGCGAGGTGCACCGGCGCGTATTGGCGGCGCTCGCGGCCCGGTTCCCGGGCACGTTCGGCGAGGGCGGGGTATGA